Within the Senegalia massiliensis genome, the region GATGAAGTTGAAATGGTAGTAGTTAGAGGACTTGAAGGAGATGTAGGAATATTAAAAAACCACACTCCTTATGTAACGCCTCTTGCAATAGGTAGAGTTAAAATAAAGCAAAATGGTAAATATCGTGAGGCAACAGTTGCAGAAGGATATTTAGATGTTACAAAAACAAAAACAACAATAGTTACAGATGCAGCAGAATGGCCAGAAGAAATAGATTTAAATCGTGCAGAATTAGCTAAAAAACGTGCAGAAGAAAGATTAAAAAGAAAAGAAAATGATATGGATGCACAGAGAGCAGAGATTGCACTTAAAAAAGCTATAAATAGAATAAATATGAAAAGAAGATGAAAAGATAGGTAGATTCTACCTATCTTTTTTAATGTATAAATTAATAAATAT harbors:
- a CDS encoding F0F1 ATP synthase subunit epsilon — its product is MSATFDLEIVTPDRKFFEDEVEMVVVRGLEGDVGILKNHTPYVTPLAIGRVKIKQNGKYREATVAEGYLDVTKTKTTIVTDAAEWPEEIDLNRAELAKKRAEERLKRKENDMDAQRAEIALKKAINRINMKRR